The DNA window ATTGTTACCAGTTCTAATGCGGAAACCATTATCAATGCATTGCCAAAAGATCAACCGATTATTTTCGCACCAGATAAAAATTTGGGAAGATATTTGATGAAAAAAACGGGAAGAGACATGATTTTGTGGGACGGAAGTTGCATTGTTCACGAAGCATTTTCTATGGAAAGAATTGCAAAACAATTGGCAGAAAATCCTGATGCCAAATTAATTGCACACCCAGAATCTGAAACTCCAGTACTAGAATTGGCGCATTTTATTGGTTCTACTTCAGCTTTGCTGAATTATGTGGAAAAAGATGATTGTCAGAAGTTTATCATCGCTACAGAAGAAGGAATTCTTCACGAAATGAAAAAGCGTGCTCCTCATAAAGAATTGATTCCGGCTTTGGTTTTTGACGAAAGTTGCAACTGTTCAGAATGTTTCTTCATGAAGAGAAATACACTAGAAAAGTTGTATTTGTGCATGAAATACGAATTGCCAGAGATTACTATGGACGAAGAACTTCGTTTAAAAGCTTTAAAACCAATCGAAGCGATGCTGGAGTTGAGTAAAACTATTAAGTAATTTAAAAAATAATAGAGCGTTCGGAGATTTTCTGAACGCTTTTTTTATATCTAATTACATTTTTTCAATTGTTTGCAATTAATTAACACGATTTTTCGCAAAAAAGTTTTCGTTTTTAAAATAAATTTATACATTTGTCTTGCAAAAGATGGAATACTCTCAAAACATACCTGTTTTTTTAACTTCTGAAATCAATTTTTCAGGAGCATTTTCTTGCATTATTTCTACAATTACTACAACTACAATTATTACCCCGTAATTGGGGTTCATTACTACATATCAACATTCGCAATGTTGCTCTTGGATGAAGAGCAAGAACAATCAGTTATTTAAATTTCCTTAAAAAAATACATTATGAAAGTCCTAAAATTTGGAGGAACTTCGGTGGCAAACGCCCAAAACATACTTTTAGTAGAAAAAATAGTTAAAAAAGAATCGTTAGAAAATAGAGTAGTAGTGGTAGTTTCCGCTTTGTCTGGCGTTACCGATGGTTTAATTTCTGCCGCAGAATTGGCTTCTACTAAAAATGAAAAGTACACCGAAACCATTAAATCTCTAGAAGAAAAGCATTTAGAATTTGTTAAAAATCTACTGCCAATTACAGAACAAAGTTCTTGGTTGAGCTTCGTGAAAAAGAATTTCAATGATATCGAAGATATTTGCAACGGAATTTACGTTTTAGGTGAATTTACGCCAAGAATTAAAGATAAAATTACAGCTTACGGAGAATTTTTGTCTTCAAATATTATCGCTGCGAAGTTGAAATCAGATGGTTTAGATTGCGTTTGGTTAGATTCTAGAAATTACATCAAAACCAACAGCAATTTTACAGATGCAAAGGTAGATTTCGAAAAAACAAATGCTAATTTTCAAAATTATTTTAAGGAAAACAAACAACAAGTTACGCTTGCTCCGGGCTTCATCGCTTCGGATGTTGATGGTAATATTACCACTTTAGGACGTGGTGGTTCAGATTATACGGCTTCTATTATTGCAGCTGCTGTAAATGCTAAAGAATTACAAATCTGGACTGACGTTTCCGGAATGATGACGGCAGATCCTAGATTGGTTTCTAATGCCAAAATTATTCACAAAATTTCTTACCAAGAAGCGATGGAATTGTCGCATTTTGGCGCGAAAGTGATTTATCCGCCTACAATTCAGCCTATTATGGATAAAAATATTGATTTGTGGATTAAAAATACTTTTGCAGCCGATGATTTTGGAACGCTAATTTCTCATACAAAAACTGAAAATGACAACAACGTAGCAGTTGGAATTTCAAATCTAAGCAAAGTAGCACTTCTTACTTTAGAAGGCAGCGGAATGATTGGTATTCCAGGTGTTTCTGCGAAATTATTTCAATGTTTGAGCCAAGAAAAAATCAATGTTATTTTAATTACTCAGAGTTCTTCAGAGCATTCTATTACCGTTGCAATCAACGAAAGTGATGTGGAAAAAGCTCAAAAAGCTTTGAATTACGCTTTCGAAGATGATTTAAAATTACACAAAATTGATCCTGTAAAAGTGGAAAAATCTTTGGCAATCATCGCTTTGGTTGGAGAAAATATGAAGAGCAGAAGCGGTGTAAGTGCGAAACTTTTTGGCGGTTTAGGAAATAACGGTGTGAATGTGAGAGCTATTGCGCAAGGTTCTTCGGAGAAGAATATAAGTGTGGTAATTTCTGATAAAGATGTAAAAAAAGCGGTAAATGTTCTTCACGAAGAGTTTTTTGAATCAGAAATTAAGCAAGTTCACCTTTATATTTGTGGTGTCGGAAATGTAGGTTCTAAACTGATACAACAAATTTATTCTCAAAACAAATATTTGAACGAAAATCTTTTAATGAATCTTAGAGTTGCTGGTTTAACGAATAGTACCAAAATGGTTTTCAATGATCAAGGCATTCAAGAAGAGGATTTTAAAGACGCTTTACACAATGGCGAACCTTCTACTCCGCATAAATTTGCAGAAGAAATTATCAATAGAAATTTAAGAAATTCAGTATTTGTAGATGTTACGGCTAATGCAAAAGTGGTGGATATTTATGAAGATTTATTGAAAAAAAGCGTAAGTGTAGTTGCTTGTAATAAAATTGCTGCTTCTTCAAACTACGAAAATTATAAAAATTTAAAAAATTCTGCAAAAAATCATAACTGTAATTTCTTCTTCGAAACCAATGTAGGTGCAGGTTTGCCAATTATCGGAACGATTAATGATTTGATGAGAAGTGGTGATAAAATTACATCAATTCAAGCGGTTTTAAGTGGAACTTTGAACTTTGTTTTCAATAATTATGACGGAAGCAGAACATTCTCGGAAGTGGTGAGACAAGCTCAAAAAGAAGGTTTTACAGAACCAGATCCAAGATTAGATTTAGCAGGAACAGACGTTGCGCGTAAAATTTTGATTTTAGCACGTGAAGCTGGCTATCAGTTACAATTTGATGAAATAGAAAACGAAGCGTTCTTGCCAGCGAAATGTATGGAAGGAAGCGTGGAAGATTTCTATCAATCGATGACGGAATACGAAGAGCATTTCAAAAAATTATTAGAAGAAGCAAAAGCAGAAGGTAAAATCTTGAAATACGTTGCTGATTTCAAAGATGGAAAAGCTAAAGTGGGCTTGCAAAAAATATCTCCTGAAAGCGATTTGTATCACTTGTACGGAAAAGATAATATTGTGATATTCAAAACATTAAGATATTCTGAGCAACCATTAGTGGTAAAAGGAGCAGGAGCAGGAGCAGAAGTTACTGCAAGTGGAGTTTTTGCAGATATTGTGCGTTCGGTATAAATTTTATTCAACCGCAAAAGAAACAAAAGATTTGTAATATTTTTAAGTTGTTCAAAAGAAAAAAAAGGATTTTACTTTTCTTTTTTGTGCTTTTGTAAATCTTCTTTCCAATCATTTCTTTTGTGTCTTTTGCGGTTAAAATAAATTATTTTCAAAAAATAAAAAATCTTAGCGCGATTTGCGTTTAAAAGAAATGAAAAATATAAAATTACAAGTTCCGGGAACGGTTGCCAATTTGGTTTGCGGGTTTGATATTCTCGGAATGGCGCTCAATGAACCGTTTGATGAAATGGAATTCAAATTGTTGGACGAAAGAAAAATCATCATTCGCCACGAAGATGAGTTCCATTTGCCAACCGAACCAGAGAAGAATGTAGCAGGAGTTGTTTTACAGAAAATTTTAGAAAAATTAGAAAATCAAAATATCGGTTTTGAGGTTACCATCAACAAGAAAATAAAACCTGGAAGTGGTTTAGGTTCTAGCGCTGCAAGTGCGGCAGGAGCTGCTTTCGGAGCAAATGAATTGTTGGGAAATATTTTTTCTAAAGAAGAGTTGGTGTATTTTGCGATGTTTGGCGAAGAATTGGCGTCTGGTTCTAGACACGCAGACAACATTGCACCGTGTCTTTTCGGTGGAATTACCTTGGTAAAATCTTCTGAACCAATGGATATTATTCCGCTTTCTTCACCAGATTTGTACGTTTCGGCGGTGCATCCTCAAGTTGAGGTGAAAACTTCTGATGCGAGACAAATTCTCAAAAAAAATATCCAAATGAAAGATGCGGTAAAACAATGGGGAAATGTTGCCGGTTTGGTAGCGGGAATTTTAAAAAACGACAATAAATTGATTTCCAGAAGCTTAGAAGATGTTTTGGTGGAGCCAGTTCGCAGTATTTTGATTCCAAAGTTTGATGAGGTAAAAAAGCAGAGTTTAGTTTTAGGAGCTTTGGGCGGTGGAATTTCGGGTTCTGGACCTTCGATTTTTATGTTGAGCGAAACCAAAGAAATTGCTGAAAAAGTGGCGGAAATTATGCAGAAAATATACAACGAAATCGGTATTGAAAACTATGTTTACGTTTCTAAAATTAATGACCAAGGAATAAGAATAGTCTAAAGACTGAAGTCCGAAGTCCGAAGAAATTTTGGCTTAATTGATTGAAATAAAAATCTAATTTGTAAGGTCTGAAAGACCGAAAATCAACAGGCAAGTGCAAAGCGCTTGGAAATAAATGAAGAAAAATAATGAGGTCTGAAAGACCGAAATCCTAATTTAAAAAAATGAATTTTTACAATTTAAAACATAAAGAAGAGCAGCTTAGCTTCAAAGAAGCAACGATAAAAGGACAAGGGAAAGATAAAGGTTTGTTTTTTCCAGAAGATATTTCAAAATTTAGTCCAGAATTTTTAAAAAATTTACCGAATCTTTCAGACGAGGAAATTGCGTATCAAGTGATGAAGGATTTTGCGGGAGACGAAATTCCAGAAGCTGAACTTAGAAAAATTGTTGCCGAAACTATCGCTTTCGATATTCCTTTGAAGAAAGTAACAGAAAATATTTCGGTTTTAGAACTTTTTCACGGGCCGACTTTGGCTTTTAAAGATGTTGGCGCAAGATTTATGAGCCGTTGTCTTGGTTATTTTCTAAAAAATGAAACTAGAAAGGTAACGGTTTTAGTGGCAACTTCTGGTGATACTGGTGGTGCTGTAGCGAACGGATTTTATGATGTGGAAGGAATAGAAGTGGTGATTTTATATCCAAAAAATAGAGTAAGTCCAGTTCAGGAAAAGCAATTGACGGCTCTTGGAAAAAATATTCACGCTTTGGAAGTAAATGGAAGTTTTGATGATTGTCAGGCTCTGGTAAAACAAGCGTTTTCTGATGATAGTTTAACCGAAAAATTACTGTTAACTTCGGCTAATTCTATTAATGTATCTCGTTGGTTGCCTCAACAAATTTATTATGTTTTGGCCTTGAAACAATGGCTGAAAAACAATTCAGAAAGCCCAGTAATCTGTGTTCCGAGTGGAAATTTTGGGAATATTTGTGCTGGAATTTTGGCGCATCATCGTGGTTTGCCTGTTAAGCATTTTATTGCCGCTTGTAACGTAAATGATGTAGTGCCAGAATATCTTAGAACTGAAATTCTAAAGCCAAAAGAAACCGTTGCTACCATTTCAAACGCAATGGATGTAGGTGATCCAAGCAATTTTGTGAGAATTTTAGAATTATTCGACAAAGAATTTAATCAAGTTAAAAACAAACTTTCGGGTTATACAATTGATGATGAGGAAACGCTTAAAACCATCAAAAGAGTAGAAAAAGATTATGGTTATGTTCTAGATCCTCACGGCGCAGTAGCATTTGTAGCTTTAGAAAAATATTTGGCAGAAAACGGAGGGAAAGGATTTTTCTTAGAAACGGCACATCCTGTAAAATTCCCAGATTCTGTAGAAAAGGCAACGGGAAAATCGGTAGAAATCCCAAAATCATTAGAAGAATTAATGAAACAGGAGAAATTTACAACAGAAATTAATCCTCAATATGAAGAATTGAAAGAGTTTTTGTTGAAAAAATAATACTTATTTAAAACGGATTTTTAGTCCGTTTTTTTTTATTTTTGTTAAAAACTTTAACTAGAAAAATTATAAAAAAATTGTCTAAAATGTCCTCAAAAATTATACTAGAAAATATTAAAATTTATGCCTATCACGGTGTTTTGCCAGAAGAGAAAATTTTGGGAACTTATTACATTGTGAACGCAGAGATTGTAGCAGATATTACCAAAGCTGCAGAGACCGATGACTTGAATGATACCATTAACTATGCTTTAATCAACGATATTATTCATGCTGAGATGAAAATTTCTTCAGAATTATTAGAACATGTAGCAGGAAGAATTATTAGAAAAATAAAATCAGAATTTGCTCAAGTTCAGAAGGTTAAAGTAAAAATAACCAAAACCAAACCGCCAATGAAAGGCGAAATGAAAGGAGTAAGTGTAGAATTTGAAGAAAATTTTTAAAAAATCTATTTCTAAAATTTTTAAAAATCTGAAAAATCCCTATATTTGCACTCCGAAACACATGGTACTTTGGCCGAGCGGCTAGGCAGTGGTCTGCAACACCATCTACAGCGGTTCGAATCCGCTAGGTACCTCAAAATCCTGAAATTTTAAAATTTCAGGATTTTTTTATGAAATAATTCTAAAATTATACACTTTTTTCTTTTTACTTTTTCCTTGGCTCTTAAAAAGTATTATCTTTACTTTAATGTTAATCATTATACTTTCCATAATCATTATTATTCCTGTTTTAGCAGGTTTTGGCGAAATTTTTCAAAGAATTTTTGGGAAAATTTGGTCAGGACTTTCTGCTCAGTTGTTTTCAGGGGTATTTTTCTTGGCAATGATTTGGCAAGTTCTTGCTTTTTTTATTCCGCTGAATATTTGGGTAGAAAGTATAAGTTTAGGAATAGGAATTTTGGCATTTTTTTATTTTAAAAGCTACCAAAATTTTACTTCATTTACTAAAAATGAGATTTTTAAAATACTCTTACTTACCATAATTGTTGCTTTCGCAGGGAGTTATTATCCTTTTATTTTAGATCATTTTGGTTATTATGTTCCGAGTGTGAATTGGCTCCATGAATTTGGTTTAACCAAAGGTTTGGCTAATTTAAATTTGATTTATGCACAAATGTCGGTTTGGCATATTTTTCAGGCTGGGTTTTCTAATATTTTGGATGTTCTTCTAAGAATAAACGTTGTTTTTCTGGTGATTTATCTGCTCTATATTTTTGAAAAAAAAGCATGGAGTTTACTTTTTATTTCACCTATTTTTCTGCTTTTTCTTCAATCTCCTAGTCCAGATTTACCAGCAATTGCGCTTTCGCTCATTATTTTAAATGAAATTCTCAAAGGAAATCAAAATGCTAAACTACTTTTTGCGTTTTCGGTTTTTGTTTTCAGTATAAAACCTACGATGGTGTGGTTGCCTATTTTTGTTTTTTTATATTTTTTAAAAAGAGAGCACTTCAAATTTTTGGGATTAGGACTTGTAGTTTTAGGAATTTATATTTTCAAAAATATTTGGGTTTTTGGCTATCCTTTTTTTCCAGTTCAGCTGTTTGATATAGGAGTTTCTTGGTTGCCTAATGCAGAGATTTTGAAACAATCTTCAGAAGTGGCTATTTTGAAAACCTATGATTTGAAATTTACCATTTCAGAGATTCAACAATTCACGATTTGGGATTACATTTACCATTGGTTCACACTCCATTCATACAAAAAATATATACATATTGCCTTTGTTTTATTGATGGTGATTTACACAATTTTTACTTTTGTGAAAAAACAGAAAACCCTTTATTTATTGTGGATTGCAATGCTTTTGAAAACGATTTTTGTGCTCTATTTTTCAGCACAATTCAGATTTTTTATTGATGTTTTTTTTGTGGCATTTGTAGTGATGGTTGGTTCAAAAGTAAAAGAGAAAATATCATTATTGAGTTTCAGTTTGGGCGCTGTAATTATTTTGTTTTTGATGAGTTTTCCTAAAATTTTGCAATCTCAAGTCCGTAGTTTCAAACTTGGACATTATATGCAAGGTTTTACCGTTACGCAATTGTATAAACCAGCGGTTTTTGAACTGAATTCTTATCAAACTTTCAAAATTGGAAATTTGGACTTCAATGTTCCGAATTACGATTTGAGTTTTGATACGCCTCAACCTTCAATTTCTCCTTATTCTGTAAAAAAATACTACGAAGCAGAAATTTTTCCTCAAAAAATCTCAGAGAATGTACAAGATGGTTTCGTTTGGAAAAAACTTTCGCCCGAAGAAAAAGAAAAATTGAAAAAGATTATCTCTAAATTTTGATACGTGTTACGTGATACGAGTTCTTACGTTACAAAAATCTCGCAACTCGCAACTCACAACTCGAACCTTTTCACTAACTTTGCTTTTATGAACAATTTAGGAAATTTTCTCACGCTTTCTACCTTTGGCGAAAGTCACGGAATAGCTTATGGTGGAATTATCACCAATTTTCCAGCAGGAATTGAAATTAATTTTGAAGAAATTCAGCATCAACTTGACCGCAGAAAGCCTGGTCAAAGTTCCATCGTTACCCAAAGAAAAGAAAGTGATACCGTACAATTTCTTTCGGGAACTTTTGAGGGGAAATCTACAGGAACTCCGATTGGATTTGTGATTTATAATGAAAATCAAAAATCGAAAGATTACGAACATATTGCCGCTGCCTACAGACCTTCTCATGCAGATTTTACCTACGACCAAAAATTTGGAATTCGTGATTACAGAGGTGGCGGGAAATCTTCAGCGCGAGAAACCATCAATTGGGTTGCAGCAGGCGCTTTGGCGAAACATATTTTACCCTCAACTATAGAAATTCACGCTTATGTTTCTTCGGTGGGAGATATTTTTTGCATGAAACCTTATCAGGATTTAGATTTTTCTAAAATTGAAAGCAATGATGTTCGTTGTCCAGACGAAGAAACCGCTGAAAAGATGATTTCTAAAATCAAAGAAATCAAAAAAGAAGGAAATACCATTGGCGGAACCATTACTTGTGTTATCAAAAATCTTCCTATAGGAATTGGCGAACCAGTTTTTCTAAAATTACAGGCAGAATTGGCAAAAGCCATGCTGAATATCAATGCTGCAAAAGGTTTTGAGTACGGAAGCGGATTTTGTGGAGCAACCATGACTGGAAAAGAGCATAATGATTTGTTCAATGAAGATTTTACTACGAAAACCAATCTTTCTGGAGGAATTCAAGGTGGAATTTCAAACGGAATGGACGTTTATTTCCGTGTCGCTTTTAAACCAATTGCTACGATTCTTAGACCTCAAGAAAGTGTAGATAAAGACGGAAATTTAGTTATTGTAGAAGGAAAAGGAAGACATGATCCTTGTGTTTTGCCAAGAGCAGTTCCCGTAGTGGAAAATTTGGCAGCATTTGTTCTTGCGGACTTGTTTTTGATGAATCAGATTAGAAAAATTTGATAAGAGTCGCGAGACACGAGTTTTTTACGTACAGTTTGTCATTCTGAAATAATCTAAATTTGGATAAAAATGAATAGAGTGTTTGATAAAAATCTTTTTATTCTTGAAGAACTTTTTGGTAAAGAAGAAGTTTCAGTGAAGTTGGATAGATTAAAATATATTTTTGAAAATACAGAAGAAAAATGGGCGGAAAATTTGAAGTTGTTGAAAAATTCCGAAATAAGATATTTGTTAATTTGTGAAGCACCACCTTTTAGCGAAATAGAACCTCCAAAATATTTTTACAACTATCATAATAAAAATTTTAATAAAGAAATATGGAAGACCTTTTATCCAAATGAAATATTTCCAAATGATAAAGAATATTATTTTAATAAATTAGTAGAAGTAGGTTTTTTAATTATTGATACTCTACCTTTTTCAATGTTTTTTCAAAATAAGAGGAAGAATAAAAATTATTATAACTTATTAAAAAATTCTTTTGAATGGTTTATTGAAAAATTAAATCAAGAAGAATTGAAGTTGTCGAAAAATTTAAAAATTGCTTTTGGATTTAAAGTAAATGCTGAAAGATTCATTGAAATTACTAAAGGAAATCTGAAATTAAAAAATAATATAACTTTAAATTTTAATAAAGATAACATTGCTTATGATGGTTCAGGAGTTCCTCATGCTAAAGTTCTAAGAAAGATTTTTTTCAGTGAGAGTGAGTATTCAATTTATAAATATTTCAATGGTGAGGAAGAAAACCCTTATAAATTGGAAAATGATTTTGAGTTGAGTTTTCTAAATCCAAAATCTCTTTTTTGGCATTATGAAAAAAATCATTTTGTAGGTGAAAGAAATGGTGATAATGAAGATTATAAAAATTTTATTGAAAATTTAATACATAATAAATTAAGTGAATATCATAGAAGTGATTATGAATTATGGCAAATGTATTTTGAAAATGCCGTAAAATAATCTCTGTCAAAAAAAACAATCTATATTTAAAATGAAAAATTACTGGCAAAACGCAGTCACTTTTGACGAATATATCAAAGAAACGGAACGCAGAATTGAGGTTCAAAATCCTGAAGACGACCATAATGAATATTATGAATTGGGGCTTCAGAGAATGA is part of the Cloacibacterium normanense genome and encodes:
- the aroC gene encoding chorismate synthase is translated as MNNLGNFLTLSTFGESHGIAYGGIITNFPAGIEINFEEIQHQLDRRKPGQSSIVTQRKESDTVQFLSGTFEGKSTGTPIGFVIYNENQKSKDYEHIAAAYRPSHADFTYDQKFGIRDYRGGGKSSARETINWVAAGALAKHILPSTIEIHAYVSSVGDIFCMKPYQDLDFSKIESNDVRCPDEETAEKMISKIKEIKKEGNTIGGTITCVIKNLPIGIGEPVFLKLQAELAKAMLNINAAKGFEYGSGFCGATMTGKEHNDLFNEDFTTKTNLSGGIQGGISNGMDVYFRVAFKPIATILRPQESVDKDGNLVIVEGKGRHDPCVLPRAVPVVENLAAFVLADLFLMNQIRKI
- the folB gene encoding dihydroneopterin aldolase, encoding MSSKIILENIKIYAYHGVLPEEKILGTYYIVNAEIVADITKAAETDDLNDTINYALINDIIHAEMKISSELLEHVAGRIIRKIKSEFAQVQKVKVKITKTKPPMKGEMKGVSVEFEENF
- the thrA gene encoding bifunctional aspartate kinase/homoserine dehydrogenase I; this encodes MKVLKFGGTSVANAQNILLVEKIVKKESLENRVVVVVSALSGVTDGLISAAELASTKNEKYTETIKSLEEKHLEFVKNLLPITEQSSWLSFVKKNFNDIEDICNGIYVLGEFTPRIKDKITAYGEFLSSNIIAAKLKSDGLDCVWLDSRNYIKTNSNFTDAKVDFEKTNANFQNYFKENKQQVTLAPGFIASDVDGNITTLGRGGSDYTASIIAAAVNAKELQIWTDVSGMMTADPRLVSNAKIIHKISYQEAMELSHFGAKVIYPPTIQPIMDKNIDLWIKNTFAADDFGTLISHTKTENDNNVAVGISNLSKVALLTLEGSGMIGIPGVSAKLFQCLSQEKINVILITQSSSEHSITVAINESDVEKAQKALNYAFEDDLKLHKIDPVKVEKSLAIIALVGENMKSRSGVSAKLFGGLGNNGVNVRAIAQGSSEKNISVVISDKDVKKAVNVLHEEFFESEIKQVHLYICGVGNVGSKLIQQIYSQNKYLNENLLMNLRVAGLTNSTKMVFNDQGIQEEDFKDALHNGEPSTPHKFAEEIINRNLRNSVFVDVTANAKVVDIYEDLLKKSVSVVACNKIAASSNYENYKNLKNSAKNHNCNFFFETNVGAGLPIIGTINDLMRSGDKITSIQAVLSGTLNFVFNNYDGSRTFSEVVRQAQKEGFTEPDPRLDLAGTDVARKILILAREAGYQLQFDEIENEAFLPAKCMEGSVEDFYQSMTEYEEHFKKLLEEAKAEGKILKYVADFKDGKAKVGLQKISPESDLYHLYGKDNIVIFKTLRYSEQPLVVKGAGAGAEVTASGVFADIVRSV
- the nadA gene encoding quinolinate synthase NadA, whose translation is MEQALDIAKNNLPVKGFLDLKDIQIPQGQDLIDAILKLKKEKNAVILAHYYQPGEIQDIADYLGDSLQLARAAKDTDADMIAFCGVHFMAEAAKILNPTKKVVLPDTLAGCSLADGCSGEGLRKMREQHPGALVATYINCNAETKAESDIIVTSSNAETIINALPKDQPIIFAPDKNLGRYLMKKTGRDMILWDGSCIVHEAFSMERIAKQLAENPDAKLIAHPESETPVLELAHFIGSTSALLNYVEKDDCQKFIIATEEGILHEMKKRAPHKELIPALVFDESCNCSECFFMKRNTLEKLYLCMKYELPEITMDEELRLKALKPIEAMLELSKTIK
- a CDS encoding homoserine kinase, producing the protein MKNIKLQVPGTVANLVCGFDILGMALNEPFDEMEFKLLDERKIIIRHEDEFHLPTEPEKNVAGVVLQKILEKLENQNIGFEVTINKKIKPGSGLGSSAASAAGAAFGANELLGNIFSKEELVYFAMFGEELASGSRHADNIAPCLFGGITLVKSSEPMDIIPLSSPDLYVSAVHPQVEVKTSDARQILKKNIQMKDAVKQWGNVAGLVAGILKNDNKLISRSLEDVLVEPVRSILIPKFDEVKKQSLVLGALGGGISGSGPSIFMLSETKEIAEKVAEIMQKIYNEIGIENYVYVSKINDQGIRIV
- a CDS encoding LIC_10190 family membrane protein, whose protein sequence is MLIIILSIIIIIPVLAGFGEIFQRIFGKIWSGLSAQLFSGVFFLAMIWQVLAFFIPLNIWVESISLGIGILAFFYFKSYQNFTSFTKNEIFKILLLTIIVAFAGSYYPFILDHFGYYVPSVNWLHEFGLTKGLANLNLIYAQMSVWHIFQAGFSNILDVLLRINVVFLVIYLLYIFEKKAWSLLFISPIFLLFLQSPSPDLPAIALSLIILNEILKGNQNAKLLFAFSVFVFSIKPTMVWLPIFVFLYFLKREHFKFLGLGLVVLGIYIFKNIWVFGYPFFPVQLFDIGVSWLPNAEILKQSSEVAILKTYDLKFTISEIQQFTIWDYIYHWFTLHSYKKYIHIAFVLLMVIYTIFTFVKKQKTLYLLWIAMLLKTIFVLYFSAQFRFFIDVFFVAFVVMVGSKVKEKISLLSFSLGAVIILFLMSFPKILQSQVRSFKLGHYMQGFTVTQLYKPAVFELNSYQTFKIGNLDFNVPNYDLSFDTPQPSISPYSVKKYYEAEIFPQKISENVQDGFVWKKLSPEEKEKLKKIISKF
- the thrC gene encoding threonine synthase codes for the protein MNFYNLKHKEEQLSFKEATIKGQGKDKGLFFPEDISKFSPEFLKNLPNLSDEEIAYQVMKDFAGDEIPEAELRKIVAETIAFDIPLKKVTENISVLELFHGPTLAFKDVGARFMSRCLGYFLKNETRKVTVLVATSGDTGGAVANGFYDVEGIEVVILYPKNRVSPVQEKQLTALGKNIHALEVNGSFDDCQALVKQAFSDDSLTEKLLLTSANSINVSRWLPQQIYYVLALKQWLKNNSESPVICVPSGNFGNICAGILAHHRGLPVKHFIAACNVNDVVPEYLRTEILKPKETVATISNAMDVGDPSNFVRILELFDKEFNQVKNKLSGYTIDDEETLKTIKRVEKDYGYVLDPHGAVAFVALEKYLAENGGKGFFLETAHPVKFPDSVEKATGKSVEIPKSLEELMKQEKFTTEINPQYEELKEFLLKK